The proteins below are encoded in one region of Leptospira terpstrae serovar Hualin str. LT 11-33 = ATCC 700639:
- the pyrH gene encoding UMP kinase, with protein MGTSPRFKRILIKLSGEALAGEGELGIDTNKTFSLAGQIKEVHDLGLEVAVVVGGGNMIRGETLAKSGMDRATADYMGMLGTIMNGLALQDACEKQGMFTRVLSAIEMKSVAEPYIRRRAVRHLEKNRVIIFAGGTGNPYFTTDTTASLRAVEVGCEVILKATKVDGVYTADPKKDPNAKRYLEVSFMESIKHRLKVMDSTALSLCMDNNMPIIVFDIFKAGNLRKLIDGEPIGTLISNSEEVILDGR; from the coding sequence GTGGGAACTAGTCCGCGTTTCAAAAGAATTTTAATCAAACTCTCCGGCGAGGCTCTTGCCGGTGAGGGTGAGCTTGGTATTGATACCAATAAAACATTTTCTCTCGCCGGTCAAATCAAGGAAGTTCATGACTTAGGTCTCGAAGTTGCTGTAGTTGTTGGTGGTGGAAATATGATCCGTGGCGAAACTTTAGCAAAGTCCGGAATGGACCGAGCGACAGCAGACTACATGGGAATGCTTGGCACCATAATGAATGGTCTCGCCTTACAAGATGCATGTGAAAAACAAGGAATGTTTACCCGAGTTCTTTCTGCCATCGAAATGAAATCTGTTGCTGAACCTTATATTCGTAGACGTGCGGTTCGCCATTTAGAAAAAAATCGTGTTATTATATTTGCTGGTGGGACAGGGAATCCGTATTTTACAACGGATACTACTGCATCCCTTCGTGCAGTGGAAGTCGGGTGTGAAGTCATCCTCAAAGCCACAAAAGTAGACGGTGTGTATACTGCGGATCCGAAAAAAGATCCCAATGCAAAACGTTACTTAGAAGTTTCTTTTATGGAGTCCATTAAACACCGGTTAAAGGTTATGGATTCAACTGCTTTAAGTCTCTGCATGGACAATAATATGCCCATTATCGTGTTTGATATCTTTAAGGCAGGGAATTTAAGGAAACTAATCGATGGGGAACCTATCGGTACGTTAATCTCCAATTCAGAGGAAGTGATTCTAGATGGTAGATGA
- the tsf gene encoding translation elongation factor Ts has protein sequence MAVSSEQIKDLRERTGAGMMDCKKALEENGGDVEKSVTYLREKGLAKAAKRAGRETGEGKVIAYIHGTGKTGVLVELNCETDFVANNEAFEALGKEIALQITAMNPLYVSEESIPKSEIDSEMSVQKALLEQEGKKPEQIEKILPGKMKKYFEEICLIHQKSIRDNSKTINDLLQEAIAKFGENITVGRFSRFQVGGN, from the coding sequence ATGGCAGTTAGCTCCGAACAAATTAAAGATCTCCGCGAACGTACAGGCGCGGGGATGATGGATTGCAAAAAAGCCCTCGAAGAAAACGGTGGCGATGTTGAAAAATCGGTCACTTATTTGAGAGAGAAAGGATTGGCTAAAGCGGCGAAACGCGCAGGTCGTGAGACTGGCGAAGGAAAAGTAATCGCATACATCCACGGAACAGGAAAAACAGGAGTTCTCGTTGAACTTAACTGTGAAACCGATTTCGTTGCCAACAATGAAGCATTTGAAGCTCTTGGAAAAGAAATTGCCCTTCAAATCACTGCGATGAACCCACTTTATGTCAGTGAAGAATCCATCCCAAAATCAGAAATTGATAGTGAGATGAGTGTTCAAAAAGCCCTTCTCGAACAAGAAGGCAAAAAACCGGAACAAATCGAAAAGATCCTTCCTGGTAAAATGAAAAAATACTTTGAAGAGATTTGTCTCATTCACCAAAAATCGATTCGTGACAACTCCAAAACCATCAATGACCTTCTCCAAGAGGCCATTGCAAAATTTGGAGAGAACATTACTGTTGGTAGGTTCTCGAGGTTCCAAGTAGGTGGGAACTAG
- the rpsB gene encoding 30S ribosomal protein S2, which translates to MSVISMKSLLEAGVHFGHQTRRWNPKMSPYVYTARNGIHIIDLQKTVQKTKEAYDALKKLTGQGKKVLFVGTKKQARGAIERAAQACSMYYVSNRWLGGLLTNWNTVKKSIARLKRLEQMEENNSFEQEARTKKEALSLKRELEKLRQTLGGIKDMAVVPEILFVIDPKKEEIAVKEAKKLGLKVFAVIDTNCDPEPIDYPIPGNDDAIRAISLFLDTMANAVLEGTGGEVIQTNFAEDMDAEQLALEYQGEYDESGKFIMDDELPPVAKDIPVDPEAAKKAAEVAAATEAEVKPTTEVKE; encoded by the coding sequence ATGTCAGTAATTTCCATGAAAAGTCTGCTAGAAGCAGGCGTACACTTCGGTCACCAAACACGTCGTTGGAATCCAAAAATGAGCCCGTATGTCTATACAGCTCGTAACGGAATTCATATCATCGACCTTCAAAAAACCGTTCAAAAAACGAAAGAAGCTTACGACGCTTTGAAAAAACTTACCGGCCAAGGTAAGAAAGTTCTTTTTGTAGGAACTAAAAAACAAGCTCGTGGTGCTATCGAAAGAGCAGCGCAAGCGTGCAGTATGTACTATGTATCTAACCGTTGGTTAGGTGGACTTCTCACTAACTGGAACACAGTAAAGAAGTCTATTGCTCGTTTGAAAAGACTTGAGCAAATGGAAGAGAACAACTCTTTCGAACAAGAAGCTAGAACTAAAAAAGAAGCACTCTCTTTGAAACGTGAGTTGGAAAAACTCCGCCAAACACTTGGTGGGATTAAAGATATGGCAGTTGTGCCAGAAATTCTTTTTGTAATCGATCCTAAAAAAGAAGAAATTGCAGTGAAAGAAGCAAAAAAACTTGGTTTGAAAGTGTTCGCAGTGATTGATACAAACTGTGACCCAGAGCCAATCGATTACCCAATTCCAGGTAACGATGATGCGATCCGTGCAATTTCATTATTCCTTGATACTATGGCAAATGCTGTACTCGAAGGAACAGGTGGAGAAGTCATTCAAACTAATTTTGCTGAAGATATGGACGCAGAACAACTTGCTCTTGAATACCAAGGTGAGTATGATGAGTCCGGAAAATTCATTATGGACGATGAACTTCCTCCAGTAGCAAAAGACATCCCTGTCGATCCTGAAGCAGCAAAAAAAGCAGCGGAAGTAGCAGCAGCTACGGAAGCAGAAGTAAAACCGACTACAGAGGTGAAAGAGTAA